One Acanthochromis polyacanthus isolate Apoly-LR-REF ecotype Palm Island chromosome 6, KAUST_Apoly_ChrSc, whole genome shotgun sequence DNA segment encodes these proteins:
- the renbp gene encoding N-acylglucosamine 2-epimerase isoform X2, which yields MYCRLYRTMDRFHKPEILVAAKAGGEFLRKFARVSRDSGKWKCAFCLTSDGKAVKVQRTIFSECFYIMAMDELSRVTGDKDMQLEAEQMMEQLIYWVQVDSSGLGRPQLPGDVPTNSMAVPMMLLCLVQQLTEGRGQDVVQKYKEVEQWCVQQILHHVQRAGTAILENVSVDGTELPGCSGRVQNPGHALEAGWFLLQYSAERGDEKIQETAINKFMELPFQCGWDEKHGGLFYFLDVDGHCPTQLEWSMKLWWPHCEALIAFLMAYSQTKKPELLERFFQVYDYTFTHFPDAQSGGWFGYLTQEGKVALDFIGGPFKGFFHVPRCLYMCERILDDLLANKDRTV from the exons ATGTATTGTCGGCTGTACCGAACCATGGATCGTTTCCACAAGCCTGAAATCCTTGTAGCAGCAAAAGCTG GAGGTGAATTCCTGAGAAAGTTTGCTCGTGTGTCCAGGGACAGTGGTAAGTGGAAATGTGCCTTCTGCTTAACAAGCGATGGTAAAGCAGTCAAAGTTcagaggaccatcttcagtGAGTGTTTCTACATTATGGCCATGGACGAACTCAGCAGGGTCACCGGTGACAAGGACATGCAG CTTGAGGCTGAGCAGATGATGGAGCAGCTGATCTACTGGGTCCAGGTGGACTCTTCAGGCCTGGGCCGGCCCCAGCTTCCAGGAGACGTTCCCACCAACAGCATGGCAGTTCCCAtgatgctgttgtgtttagtgCAGCAGCTAACTGAAGGTCGGGGTCAGGACGTGGTTCAGAAGTACAAAGAAGTGGAACAGTGGTGTGTGCAGCAAATTCTACATCATGTCCAG AGAGCTGGGACGGCTATTTTAGAGAATGTTTCAGTAGACGGGACGGAGCTGCCGGGTTGTTCAGGACGAGTTCAGAATCCAG GTCATGCCCTGGAAGCGGGCTGGTTCCTGCTTCAGTACAGTGCAGAGCGCGGCGATGAGAAGATCCAGGAAACTGCCATCAACAAGTTTATGGAGCTCCCTTTTCAGTGTGGCTGGGATGAAAAGCACGGTGGTCTCTTCTACTTCCTGGATGTGGATGGTCACTGCCCCACACAG CTGGAGTGGAGTATGAAGCTGTGGTGGCCTCACTGTGAGGCTCTCATTGCCTTCCTCATGGCCTACAGTCAGACCAAGAAGCCTGAGCTGCTGGAGAGGTTCTTTCAAGTTTATGACTACACTTTCACCCAT tTCCCTGATGCTCAGAGTGGTGGGTGGTTTGGCTATTTGACACAAGAAGGGAAAGTCGCACTGGATTTTATTGGAGGCCCATTTAAAG GGTTCTTCCATGTGCCTCGCTGCCTGTACATGTGTGAGCGTATTCTGGACGATCTGCTGgcaaacaaagacagaacagtCTGA
- the LOC110968687 gene encoding E3 ubiquitin-protein ligase Itchy-like, whose protein sequence is MASGVTKSGTSNGYPMKAQLQIIVISAKLKENKKNWFGPSPYVEVTVDGQSKKTEKCNNTHSPKWKQPLTVIVTPFSKLTFRVWSHQTLKSDVLLGMAALDVSDTLKSNDMKISEVVQTLQLCADRDQSDVVGDLSVCLDGMTVDPEMFAMAEADHHSTSNGESQPNGDHPIRRSRDSSPAVDGVEHRSSPSGRRAMNSTGSPSVSSGGLRPLRPPRPSRPPPPTPHRPTSSPASSSNGSAAVDGSDGQSGSDTPVRTPASGSTSGPDSSPSAGSDRNSTLTSGCGAAATRQPTSSISPAVTPRVPAVTTGPLPPGWEQRVDQNGRVYFVDHVEKRTTWERPEPLPPGWERRVDQMGRVYFVDHITRTTTWQRPTMETVRNYEQWQHQRSQLQGAMQQFNQRFIFGLQDQVSVAQNKEFDPLGPLPHGWEKRTDANGRVYFVHHPTRATQWEDPRTQGLLNDKPLPEGWEMRFTVDGIPYFVDHNRRTTTYIDPRTGKSSLENGPQITYVRDFKAKAQYFRFWCQQLSMPQHIKITVTRKTLFEDSFQQIMSFNNAQDLRRRLWIIFPGEEGLDYGGVAREWFFLLSHEVLNPMYCLFEYAGKDNYCLQINPASSINPDHLKYFKFIGRFIAMALFHGKFIDTGFSLPFYKRILNKPLGLKDLESIDPEFYNSLMWIKDNNIEECELEMFFSVDKEILGEITTHDLKPGGGDIQVTEENKEEYIRLVAEWRLSRGVEEQTQAFFEGFNEVLPQQYLQYFDAKELEVMLCGMQEIDLADWQRNTIYRHYARSSKQIMWFWQFIKEMDNEKRMRLLQFVTGTCRLPVGGFADLMGSNGPQKFCIEKVGKENWLPRSHTCFNRLDLPPYKSYEQLKEKLMFAIEETEGFGQE, encoded by the exons GATCGTGACTCCATTCAGCAAACTAACGTTTCGCGTGTGGAGCCACCAGACGCTCAAGTCAGATGTGTTGCTTGGCATGGCCGCGCTGGACGTCAGTGACACACTGAAGTCCAACGACATGAAAA TCTCTGAGGTGGTGCAGACCTTACAACTGTGTGCAGACAGGGATCAGTCAGATGTGGTGGgagacctgtctgtctgtctagacGGGATGACTGTCGACCCCGAGATGTTCGCCATGGCCGAGGCTGACCATCACA GTACATCAAATGGGGAGTCACAGCCTAATGGAGATCATCCCATAAG GCGCAGTCGAGACAGTTCTCCAGCTGTGGACGGTGTAGAGCACAGGTCTTCTCCCAGTGGCCGCAGGGCAATGAACAGCACAGGGTCTCCCTCCGTGTCATCAGGGGGGTTGAGGCCTCTCCGACCACCCAGGCCCTCCAGGCCTCCACCTCCAACACCCCACAGACCCACCTCTTCACCAG CATCTTCCAGCAACGGCTCTGCTGCAGTGGATGGCAGTGACGGGCAGTCAGGTTCTGATACACCAGTGCGAACACCAGCTTCAGGATCCACATCGGGCCCAGACTCAAGTCCATCGGCAGGTTCAGACAGGAACTCCACTTTGACTTCTGGTTGTGGAGCTGCAGCAACCAGACAGCCAACCAGCAGCATCAGTCCCGCTGTCACTCCCAGAGTCCCCGCAGTCACAACTGGACCGTTACCACCTGG ATGGGAGCAGAGGGTGGATCAGAATGGCAGAGTGTATTTCGTTGATCACGTAGAAAAGAGAACAACGTGGGAGCGCCCTGAACCACTGCCCCCTGG CTGGGAACGTCGTGTTGACCAGATGGGACGGGTCTACTTTGTTGATCACATCACACGAACCACCACATGGCAGCGCCCGACTATGGAGACAGTGCGTAACTATGAACAGTGGCAGCACCAGCGCAGCCAGCTGCAGGGCGCCATGCAGCAGTTCAACCAGAGGTTCATATTTGgg ctTCAAGATCAGGTCTCAGTCGCTCAGAATAAGGAGTTTGATCCTCTCGGGCCTCTGCCACATGGATGGG AGAAAAGAACGGACGCAAATGGCAGAGTTTACTTTGTACATCATCCTACACGGGCAACACAGTGGGAGGACCCACGAACACAGGg GTTGTTGAATGACAAGCCGCTGCCAGAAGGCTGGGAGATGAGGTTCACAGTAGATGGTATTCCTTACTTTGTAGACCACAACAGGAGAACCACCACCTACATCGACCCCCGCACTGGAAAATCATCACT GGAAAATGGACCACAGATCACCTATGTTCGAGACTTCAAAGCCAAAGCACAATACTTCAGATTCTGGTGCCAG CAACTGTCGATGCCTCAGCACATCAAGATCACAGTAACCAGAAAAACGCTGTTTGAGGACTCATTCCAGCAG ATAATGAGCTTCAACAACGCTCAGGATCTGCGAAGGAGGCTGTGGATTATCTTCCCTGGAGAAGAAGGCCTCGACTATGGGGGTGTTGCCAG GGAGTGGTTCTTCCTGTTGTCCCACGAGGTTTTGAACCCCATGTATTGCCTGTTTGAATATGCCGGTAAAGATAACTACTGTCTTCAGATCAACCCAGCCTCCTCCATCAACCCTGACCACCTCAAGTACTTCAAGTTCATAGGACGCTTCATTGCCATG gCTCTTTTCCATGGCAAGTTCATCGACACTGGTTTCTCACTGCCATTTTACAAGCGCATCCTCAACAAGCCGTTGGGCCTCAAAGACCTGGAGTCCATCGATCCTGAGTTCTACAATTCCCTCATGTGGATAAA GGATAACAACATCGAGGAGTGTGAGCTGGAGATGTTCTTCTCTGTTGACAAAGAGATCTTGGGGGAAATCACCACCCATGACCTGAAACCAGGAGGAGGAGATATCCAGGTTACAGAGGAGAACAAGGAGGAGTACATCAG ACTGGTAGCAGAGTGGCGTCTGTCCAGAGGAGTGGAAGAGCAGACGCAGGCTTTCTTTGAAGGCTTCAACGAGGTCCTGCCTCAGCAGTACCTACAGTACTTTGACGCTAAAGAGCTAGAG GTGATGCTGTGTGGTATGCAGGAGATTGACCTTGCAGACTGGCAAAGAAACACAATCTACAGACACTACGCTCGCAGCAGTAAACAGATCATGTGGTTTTGGCAG TTCATAAAGGAGATGGACAATGAGAAGAGAATGAggctgctgcagtttgtcactGGGACCTGTCGCCTGCCTGTAGGAGGTTTTGCCGACCTCATGG GGAGCAATGGTCCTCAGAAATTCTGCATTGAGAAAGTGGGAAAAGAAAACTGGCTTCCTAGAAGTCACACGTG CTTCAACAGACTGGACTTGCCACCTTATAAGAGCTACGAACAACTGAAGGAGAAGCTGATGTTCGCAATTGAGGAGACTGAAGGCTTTGGACAGGAGTGA
- the LOC110968683 gene encoding uncharacterized protein LOC110968683 — translation MSSLDLMKKECFASGTLSSASFKRRFIKKGRVAPKARQDADSDCQLCRYSIFSLTGSSRTVRRILTACLLSFLALIGSVSIDLSSNFDLLHTTEAAYNELTSCKTTAFLQLISKLQKMRHLFAKDMENETLGASFSEIMLPVFDRLCDEMAGHSNGHGLNCSIELSGFCNQVFFNASLDANTNDNETSAFSLAIGRLLDIWGTIEDSLVNVKQNSNWRDVLSARLLVTFIELNHQLMDFRHMATLTGFQYKWTYVLSYLSFARIMTERLNDCWFENIDLKLNSSLDVQQSSILDTSPWQISGAGTELLSGSHRGIQALTNTQQCLFDRAVLALRLASRSISSVLSMRICLLALACLIYPVVMFSFKQMTEWIQNYAQSLKEKTEDLKRQRQLAEDLLHQMLPKSVAKQLRQHKHVEAESYEKVTIFFSDIVGFTSISASCTPLQVVEMLNNLYMCFDTRIDSYDVYKVETIGDAYMVVSGLPERNGDRHADEIAKMALDLVAAVRQVSIPHMPDTRLELRAGIHTGPCVAGIVGYKMPRYCLFGDTVNTASRMESTSLPQRIHASSETYLALVKDNAYELQLRGEIEVKGKGKMSTYWLVGHKNYSVQNDSLVCHWNPGKNRKKKTVADSQVSVGNVS, via the exons ATGTCATCACTGGACTTGATGAAAAAGGAGTGTTTTGCTTCTGGGACCCTGTCCTCGGCTTCTTTCAAAAGAAGATTCATAAAGAAGGGGAGGGTCGCTCCGAAGGCGAGGCAGGATGCAGACAGCGACTGCCAGCTGTGCAG GTATTCCATATTTTCCCTGACTGGCAGTAGTCGAACTGTTCGGCGAATCCTGACAGCCTGCCTACTCTCTTTCCTGGCTCTAATTGGCTCTGTTTCCATCGACCTCAGCTCCAACTTTGACTTGTTGCACACTACAGAGGCAGCTTACAATGAGCTGACTTCATGCAAGACAACTGCTTTTCTGCAGCTCATTAGCAAACTTCAGAAGATGAGACATTTATTTGCCAAAGACATGGAAAACGAGACTTTGGGGGCAAGCTTTTCAGAGATTATGTTGCCTGTCTTTGATCGTCTCTGTGATGAAATGGCGGGTCATAGTAACGGCCATGGGCTTAATTGCAGTATTGAGTTGTCTGGATTTTGCAATCAAGTATTTTTCAATGCTTCACTGGAtgcaaacacaaatgacaaTGAAACCTCTGCTTTCTCCTTGGCCATCGGAAGGCTTCTTGACATCTGGGGTACAATAGAAGATAGTTTGGTCAACGTCAAGCAGAATTCTAACTGGAGAGATGTCCTGTCTGCAAGACTTCTGGTAACATTCATCGAGCTCAACCACCAGCTGATGGACTTCCGCCACATGGCAACTCTTACTGGCTTCCAGTACAAGTGGACATACGTACTGAGCTACCTCAGCTTTGCCAGGATCATGACAGAGCGACTGAATGATTGCTGGTTCGAGAATATAGACCTTAAGTTAAACTCAAGCTTGGATGTTCAACAGTCGTCTATTTTAGACACAAGTCCATGGCAAATATCTGGAGCTGGGACCGAGCTCCTGTCTGGGTCCCACAGAGGAATTCAAGCTCTGACAAACACCCAGCAGTGCTTGTTTGATCGTGCTGTGCTCGCTCTCAGGTTGGCATCTCGATCCATATCTTCAGTCCTCAGCATGAGGATCTGCCTGCTGGCATTAGCTTGCCTTATCTACCCGGTGGTGATGTTCTCTTTCAAGCAGATGACAGAGTGGATACAGAACTACGCCCAAAGTTTGAAGGAGAAGACTGAGGACCTGAAGCGTCAGAGGCAGCTGGCTGAAGATCTGCTGCACCAAATGCTGCCCAAGTCTGTTGCCAAGCAGCTCCGCCAGCACAAGCACGTTGAAGCTGAAAGCTATGAAAAG GTTACCATTTTTTTCTCAGACATTGTGGGCTTCACTTCTATTTCTGCATCTTGTACTCCTCTTCAAGTAGTGGAAATGCTCAACAACCTCTACATGTGTTTTGACACACGCATTGACTCCTATGATGTCTACAAG GTAGAGACAATTGGAGATGCATATATGGTGGTGAGCGGCCTGCCTGAGAGAAATGGAGACCGACATGCGGATGAGATTGCTAAAATGGCACTGGATCTGGTAGCAGCTGTCAGGCAGGTCTCCATCCCTCACATGCCCGATACGAGACTGGAGCTCCGAGCAGGaatccacacag GTCCATGTGTGGCAGGAATAGTGGGCTACAAGATGCCAAGATACTGTCTGTTTGGAGACACTGTCAACACAGCCTCTCGAATGGAGTCCACCAGCCTGC CTCAGAGAATCCACGCCAGTTCAGAAACCTATTTGGCTCTGGTCAAAGACAACGCCTATGAGCTGCAGCTTCGTGGAGAGATTGAAGTAAAG GGTAAAGGCAAAATGAGCACTTACTGGCTGGTCGGACATAAAAACTACAGTGTGCAGAATGACAGTCTGGTTTGCCACTGGAATCCAGGcaagaacagaaagaagaagacagTGGCAGACAGCCAGGTCTCTGTGGGCAATGTGAGTtaa
- the renbp gene encoding N-acylglucosamine 2-epimerase isoform X1, with amino-acid sequence MNRTISDVKLEECRKRIRSQLDSVVDFWLKYSHDTVDGGFFTCLGRDGSVYDKQKYVWLQGRQVWMYCRLYRTMDRFHKPEILVAAKAGGEFLRKFARVSRDSGKWKCAFCLTSDGKAVKVQRTIFSECFYIMAMDELSRVTGDKDMQLEAEQMMEQLIYWVQVDSSGLGRPQLPGDVPTNSMAVPMMLLCLVQQLTEGRGQDVVQKYKEVEQWCVQQILHHVQRAGTAILENVSVDGTELPGCSGRVQNPGHALEAGWFLLQYSAERGDEKIQETAINKFMELPFQCGWDEKHGGLFYFLDVDGHCPTQLEWSMKLWWPHCEALIAFLMAYSQTKKPELLERFFQVYDYTFTHFPDAQSGGWFGYLTQEGKVALDFIGGPFKGFFHVPRCLYMCERILDDLLANKDRTV; translated from the exons ATGAACA GAACAATATCTGACGTCAAGCTGGAGGAGTGTCGAAAGCGTATTCGTTCACAGCTGGACAGCGTGGTGGACTTCTGGCTTAAATACTCTCATGACACTGTGGATGG aGGCTTCTTCACGTGTCTTGGGAGGGATGGAAGTGTTTATGATAAACAGAAGTACGTCTGGCTGCAGGGCAGACAG GTGTGGATGTATTGTCGGCTGTACCGAACCATGGATCGTTTCCACAAGCCTGAAATCCTTGTAGCAGCAAAAGCTG GAGGTGAATTCCTGAGAAAGTTTGCTCGTGTGTCCAGGGACAGTGGTAAGTGGAAATGTGCCTTCTGCTTAACAAGCGATGGTAAAGCAGTCAAAGTTcagaggaccatcttcagtGAGTGTTTCTACATTATGGCCATGGACGAACTCAGCAGGGTCACCGGTGACAAGGACATGCAG CTTGAGGCTGAGCAGATGATGGAGCAGCTGATCTACTGGGTCCAGGTGGACTCTTCAGGCCTGGGCCGGCCCCAGCTTCCAGGAGACGTTCCCACCAACAGCATGGCAGTTCCCAtgatgctgttgtgtttagtgCAGCAGCTAACTGAAGGTCGGGGTCAGGACGTGGTTCAGAAGTACAAAGAAGTGGAACAGTGGTGTGTGCAGCAAATTCTACATCATGTCCAG AGAGCTGGGACGGCTATTTTAGAGAATGTTTCAGTAGACGGGACGGAGCTGCCGGGTTGTTCAGGACGAGTTCAGAATCCAG GTCATGCCCTGGAAGCGGGCTGGTTCCTGCTTCAGTACAGTGCAGAGCGCGGCGATGAGAAGATCCAGGAAACTGCCATCAACAAGTTTATGGAGCTCCCTTTTCAGTGTGGCTGGGATGAAAAGCACGGTGGTCTCTTCTACTTCCTGGATGTGGATGGTCACTGCCCCACACAG CTGGAGTGGAGTATGAAGCTGTGGTGGCCTCACTGTGAGGCTCTCATTGCCTTCCTCATGGCCTACAGTCAGACCAAGAAGCCTGAGCTGCTGGAGAGGTTCTTTCAAGTTTATGACTACACTTTCACCCAT tTCCCTGATGCTCAGAGTGGTGGGTGGTTTGGCTATTTGACACAAGAAGGGAAAGTCGCACTGGATTTTATTGGAGGCCCATTTAAAG GGTTCTTCCATGTGCCTCGCTGCCTGTACATGTGTGAGCGTATTCTGGACGATCTGCTGgcaaacaaagacagaacagtCTGA